A stretch of Deinococcus radiopugnans ATCC 19172 DNA encodes these proteins:
- a CDS encoding fatty acyl-CoA synthetase, producing the protein MSAHPTLLGRARRDTLADALHRSVRRQPDALALTFAGRSWSYAALEEGANRVAHALLAAGLIKGDRVLAFGQNSDAYVLLWLACARAGLVHVPVNYALRRSELSYLAEQSGAVAAFTDPALLPHLEEALANPLKLRGTFHGGQEGDVLTWAQDERLNLSLPDVELSGEDLAQLLYTSGTTALPKGAMMTHAALHAHYLSCLHDLDLSRDDVALAALPLYHSAQMHVFLMPGLLAGATCHLIASPTPDTVLPLLEGQGITSFFAPPTVWVGLLRHPEFRTRDLGRLKKLYYGASIMPTPVLHEIMEALPHAGFYNCYGQSELGPLATVLRPEEHRERPASAGRPVLNVQSRVVTPEMQNTAPGEPGEIVHRSPQLLTGYWDKPEETQAAFDGGWFHSGDLGYLDDAGYLYVVDRVKDVINTGGVLVAGREVEEALFTHPAVSEVAVIALPDDAWIEAVTAVVVLRAGATATGEELRAHARAGLAPFKVPKHIHFVGELPRNTAGKILKRELRERFAPRPDTAQNDEENP; encoded by the coding sequence GTGAGCGCCCATCCCACCCTGCTGGGCCGGGCACGGCGCGACACCCTGGCCGATGCCCTACACCGCTCGGTGCGCCGCCAGCCGGACGCGCTGGCCCTGACCTTCGCCGGGCGGTCATGGAGCTACGCCGCGCTGGAGGAGGGGGCCAACCGGGTGGCGCACGCGCTGCTGGCGGCGGGCCTCATCAAGGGGGATCGGGTGCTGGCCTTCGGTCAGAACAGCGACGCCTACGTCCTGCTGTGGCTGGCCTGCGCCCGCGCCGGGCTGGTTCACGTGCCTGTGAATTACGCCCTGCGCCGCAGCGAACTGAGCTATCTGGCCGAACAGTCGGGTGCCGTCGCCGCCTTCACCGATCCCGCCCTGCTGCCGCATCTGGAAGAGGCACTTGCCAATCCGTTGAAACTGCGGGGCACCTTCCACGGCGGTCAGGAGGGCGACGTCCTCACGTGGGCGCAGGACGAGCGCCTGAACCTCTCGCTGCCCGACGTTGAACTGAGCGGCGAGGATCTCGCCCAGTTGCTGTATACCTCCGGCACCACGGCGCTGCCCAAGGGCGCGATGATGACGCACGCCGCGCTGCACGCCCATTACCTGAGCTGCCTGCATGACCTCGACCTGTCGCGGGACGACGTGGCGCTGGCCGCCCTGCCGCTGTACCACTCGGCGCAGATGCACGTGTTTCTGATGCCGGGCCTGCTGGCGGGGGCCACCTGCCACCTGATCGCCTCGCCCACGCCTGACACGGTGCTGCCGCTGCTCGAAGGCCAGGGCATCACCTCCTTTTTTGCGCCGCCGACCGTGTGGGTGGGCCTGCTGCGGCACCCCGAATTCCGCACCCGTGATCTGGGCCGCCTGAAAAAGCTGTACTACGGCGCGTCCATCATGCCTACCCCGGTTTTGCACGAAATCATGGAGGCGTTGCCTCACGCGGGCTTCTACAACTGCTACGGCCAGAGCGAACTCGGTCCCCTCGCCACGGTCCTGAGGCCGGAAGAACACCGCGAGCGTCCCGCCTCTGCCGGACGGCCCGTGCTGAACGTGCAGAGCCGCGTGGTCACGCCTGAGATGCAGAACACCGCTCCTGGCGAGCCCGGCGAGATCGTCCACCGCTCCCCGCAACTGCTGACCGGCTACTGGGACAAGCCGGAGGAAACGCAGGCCGCTTTTGACGGAGGGTGGTTCCATTCCGGCGATCTGGGCTACCTGGACGACGCGGGCTACCTGTACGTGGTGGACCGCGTCAAGGACGTGATCAACACCGGCGGCGTGCTGGTGGCGGGCCGCGAGGTGGAGGAGGCGCTGTTCACCCACCCCGCCGTCTCGGAAGTGGCCGTGATCGCGCTGCCCGACGACGCCTGGATCGAGGCCGTGACCGCCGTGGTGGTGCTGCGGGCCGGGGCCACCGCGACGGGTGAGGAGCTGCGCGCCCACGCCCGCGCTGGCCTGGCCCCCTTCAAGGTGCCCAAACACATCCATTTCGTGGGGGAATTGCCCCGCAACACGGCGGGCAAGATCCTGAAACGGGAGCTGCGCGAACGGTTCGCGCCGCGCCCCGACACAGCTCAGAACGACGAGGAGAACCCATGA
- a CDS encoding thiolase family protein, whose amino-acid sequence MREAVILEAVRTPYGKRGGVYREVRPDALLAFTLKGLLERAGLEAGKIEDVITGAVTQTGEQGANIGRLAVLLAGFPAEVPAVSLNRMCGSGQQAVHFASQGVDAGDLTYAIGGGVESMTRVPMFSDIGGGFERLNPELLSAVDLIHQGESAERIADKWGLTREMLDAFAAESHRRAAASRGRHAELLPAPGLDAGGKAITVQHDEGVRGDVDPARMAALKTPFREAGVVTAGNASQISDGAAAVLVGDREAALADGLRPRARFRARVAVGDDPTMQLTGVIPATRKALDRAGLTLADIDWIEINEAFASVALAWTHELKADPARVNPWGGAVAHGHPLGASGAGLMAKMLSGLEATGGTLGLQTMCIGHGMATATIIERL is encoded by the coding sequence ATGAGAGAAGCGGTCATTCTGGAAGCGGTTCGTACCCCCTACGGCAAGCGGGGCGGGGTCTACCGCGAGGTGCGCCCCGACGCCCTGCTGGCCTTCACGCTGAAAGGGCTGCTGGAGCGCGCGGGCCTGGAGGCGGGCAAAATCGAGGACGTGATCACCGGGGCCGTGACCCAGACCGGCGAGCAGGGCGCGAACATCGGGCGGCTGGCGGTCCTGCTGGCCGGATTTCCCGCCGAGGTGCCGGCCGTCAGCCTGAACCGCATGTGCGGCAGCGGGCAGCAGGCGGTGCATTTCGCGTCGCAGGGCGTGGACGCCGGGGACCTGACCTACGCCATCGGCGGCGGCGTCGAGAGCATGACCCGCGTGCCGATGTTCAGCGACATCGGCGGCGGCTTCGAGCGCCTCAACCCCGAATTGCTTTCAGCCGTCGATCTGATCCACCAGGGCGAGAGCGCCGAGCGCATCGCCGACAAATGGGGTCTGACCCGCGAGATGCTCGACGCCTTCGCCGCCGAGAGCCACCGCCGGGCCGCCGCGTCGCGCGGGCGGCACGCCGAGCTGCTGCCCGCGCCTGGGCTGGACGCGGGCGGAAAGGCCATCACCGTGCAGCACGACGAGGGCGTCCGCGGCGACGTCGACCCGGCGCGCATGGCGGCCCTGAAGACGCCGTTCCGCGAGGCCGGGGTGGTCACCGCCGGGAACGCCAGCCAGATCAGCGACGGGGCCGCCGCCGTGCTGGTGGGGGACCGCGAGGCGGCCCTGGCGGACGGCCTGCGCCCACGCGCCCGCTTCCGCGCCCGCGTAGCGGTGGGAGACGATCCCACCATGCAGCTCACCGGGGTCATCCCGGCCACCCGCAAGGCGCTGGACAGGGCGGGACTGACCCTGGCCGACATCGACTGGATCGAGATCAACGAGGCTTTCGCCAGCGTGGCCCTGGCGTGGACCCACGAGCTGAAAGCCGATCCGGCCCGCGTGAACCCCTGGGGCGGCGCGGTGGCCCACGGCCACCCGTTGGGGGCCAGCGGCGCGGGGCTGATGGCCAAGATGCTCAGCGGCCTGGAGGCGACGGGCGGCACACTTGGATTGCAGACCATGTGCATCGGGCACGGGATGGCGACGGCCACCATCATCGAGCGCCTCTGA